Sequence from the Syngnathus acus chromosome 13, fSynAcu1.2, whole genome shotgun sequence genome:
tAATGGAAATATGCTCACGCCAAAGCACTCCAGGGGGTACCCCGCCTCTCGCTCAAAGTCAGCTAGGGTAGACTCCAGCTCACTTGTGACTTAAATGTAGACCTTTCCAGAAAATGCATGACTGAATGAAATACGCTCCTTTTACACTgtctgaaatatatttttgccgTGTGACTTGTCTGTATCAATGGCACTGCCTCGCAATGGGGGGGCAAAGTCAAACTGGCAATTTTGCAACTGCAGGAGTTGTCACGCATCTTATTTTCTAATTATTGCAGTACATGTTATTTACAGCAGCATTCCTCCCTCTTTGGCCTCTGTATAGAAGACACACGaggtgaataaataaatttgttgAGCTGCTTGTTAGACAACAGCAAGTTGTGCAAAATTACTTAAATATTGAATAGTTGGACTTGGACATGCATTAAAATGTTTGAGGAAGATTATGTAAtgcattgtttattttcacacaaaaGCCAAACATCTCTTAATAACTGTGtagtttttgtgttatttcCAGGATTAATCCGAGCCAAATCAGAAGAGTCCCCGCCATCAGTGTCTGTCCAAGAAGGGGTAGTCCTCAGGCATTCCAGCAACAGCTCCACATCGAGCCTTTCCAAGAGAACCAGCACAGGGAGCTTACCTCTTTCCCCCGAGCTGCTGAACCGTGGCAGCCATGGGCCTCACACCCCGCACAGGGTGTCCTGGATCGAGGATGGACTGTGGCCACCTCCAGCCCAAAGGCCCTCTTCCTTTCTTCAGGCTCCATCGCCTGAGCTCGACTCGCTGTCCATCAGCAGCATCGAAGAAGAGCAAGAAGAGCAGTCGCCAAGCCTGGCGGCGCACCAGCCGTCGGCACAGCGGCTGGCCGACAAAGTCATACATCGCTTCTCAGCAGTGGGCCAGGCTCTCGGCAGCCTGGTTTGTCAGAAGAAGAGGTTGACCAACCGCGTGTTGGATCTTGGCGAGAAGAAACGTGGCTCGTTTGCAGATGCTGCGAGAGAATTTGTGGAGGTGACGCTGCAGAGAGGGACTGACCCTGGGGGCTTAATGGGGTCAGAGTTCTTACAGGAATTGAGGTCATCGCTTACTTCGCTGAGGGAGACTCTCTTGGACTACCCTGATATCCAGGCACTGCTGGACAGTATGACCGACTTTAGTGACTCAGAGATAGGTGAggctgttgtttattttttttaacatttttttttttctcacgaGAGGTTCAGTAGTTTTCGTTTTTAGTTATGTGGAATGGCATTACAGTAATTCATTGTGTTTCAACGTGCTTtggaagacaaaaatgttatGTTTAACCTCTCAGTAAAGTCCAATATATTTGAAGAATATTCTGAGCAATGTGGgagttttcatatttttatgggtattttttttaaatttacaattaaaaattaattgtaatcgttgttttttattttaacattcaTACATTGATGCTACAACAACTACTAATTACAATCATCATTACGTATAAGAGGGActacagtttaaaaaaaagcaacatttgaaatgatattTTACAAGGATCATATGTACAAATGACTCTTGTACAATTTTACTGCCTTTTTGAATTGTCAGTTTCAATCTTCTAATATTTCTATCCgtgtgtcatttcttcagaCTCCCTGGTAGAGATGTCAGTTCATAAGGTGGCCCTTAAGCCCGTGTCAGCTCACATCTACTCTTGCATTTACACTTGGCGCACCAATGATGGCAGTCTACAACGACTACAGAACAAACAGCGTGCTTTGGTAGACAACGGCGTGGAGGCGCTCGGGGGCGCAGCTGGAGTCGGTGTTCCTGACTCAGTCACCCTTGAGCGGATCCAGCAACGGTGGTTGAGTATGCACGAGGCCTATTccccaaacaaaaaagtccGGATCTTGCTGAAAATCTGCAAGAGTATCTACCACAGCATGAGTAGCAATGCCAGCTCAGGTAACCTGTtgtttgctgtcattttttaagAGCAGGGAAAATCCTTCCCTTTGACTCAAAGATgtcttttcttgcagatgtGGTGTTTGGAGCTGATGATTTCCTGCCTTGCTTGACGTGGGTGCTTTTGCGTAGTGAGCTGGTCAATTTGCAAATAGACACCGACTACATGATGGAGCTACTGGACCCCACACAGCTTCAGGGAGAAGGTACGGAAGAAACAGTCACACGTAAAAGCAGTGCAGTAATACCATAACACATAGTTTATGTTTGTTAAAGGTCCCAGTGCTTTTAGAATCGTCACTTTTTTTCATCCCCTCATCAACAGGTGGTTACTACCTCACAACCTTGTACGCCGCTCTCTACTACATCAGCAGCTTTCAGCCACGCTTGGCCGCCCGTCAGCTTAGTGTGGAAGCCCAACACTCTCTCAGCCAATGGCATCGCAGGCGCACCCTTCACAGCAACCAATCCCGTCACAGTTTGCGACGACAGACCATCCGCAGACAGACGAGTCCTAAGAAGTCAGTGCAGGCTGGGGAGACCGAGAGCGGGGATGTACATGAAAGTGGCCAAGATGAGCCACAGCAGGAAACAGAAAGCAGTGCAGAGGTTGAAGGTCGAGAGGATGGAGACCAGGACACTGAATGAAGCTAGTGCTTTAGAGCAAGAACAAAGGACATAGGATTGAACATAATCTGTGTGTTGTTTGCAAAACTTGCTTAACCACATAAAAGGCTAACTGTGGCTTGTTCATCTTGAATTCTTCTCTCCAAAGTAGGCTCTTATAATAATCCATACTGCAATTATGAGTCTGTACACTGGATACCAGCTTTGTCTGCCACATAGTACAATATATCTGAATAGGAATCGGAAAATAGGAGAGAATAAGAATAATCTCATAATATAATTGTCTATCATATGTCAAATTACAAACTATTGATCTTTTCAAACTGTATGAATAGACTGTCTCACATTAATTAGTGGATGATTCATCCTTAATGTTTCAGAGAAAATGAGAAGCGTAGATTTATTTGCTGCACGTCACTTGCTTTTGCAGTTGCAGATCTCGAGCCTGTGTCATGGCACCTTCTGGTTTCAGTATGACTTCTGGTTTTTATGTTGACTATATCTGCTCCGTAAGATGTTTTGAGCTTTCACAAAATTGccccatccgtccgtccatccttccatccatccattcattttctgaccCGCTTATCTTAACAGGCGCATATTTCTGCCAGAGCCTGTCTATAAGTAGAGTGGAAACACAAAAGAAGCTCTCCGTGTGGTTTCATACTCCCTCTGTAACACTACtaccccacaaaaaaaaaaaaaagcacacattgATGTCATTGACAGTTTTACACTTTCTGGAGGCACACCATTACCCCTATTTCCTCTAATTCACCACATGCACGCaagcatgcatgcacgcaagcacgcacacacacacacacacacacacacacacacacacacacacacacacacacacacacacacacacacacacacacacacacacacacacacacacacacacacacacacacacacacacacacacgcacgcacaccgtTTTGGGTCAATTTAGGAAAAGTCACCAAATTTCACTTTCAAAGAATAAcattaaatgtatttcttaTTCCTGTCATAAATTTTACCTTGACTGTAGGCTCAAAGTGAATGCTACTGTATATTTTCCAGCCTTTTCTGTTCTGTTAAAAATAAGGGATTTGATATCTTGAGGATACACAAGTATAAGTAAAACTTGGATAACCTTTTTAATTCCGTGAGTAAGAAGAAACATGCATGAACTCAAACGTTTGTAAAAAGACAGTGATACAAATATACCACAAGGAGGCAGTAATGCATCTATGCTGCCATCAATTTTTATACTGCTTGTCATGTtaggaggaggaagtggagcaGGGGTTACCAACATGGTAACCAAGCAGCACAACTCCATCTTGCAGGAATAAGCTATCTAATGGAAAGGGTCattagaaaatgtaaaaataaattaaaaaaaaaagatggccaagatttacattttgaaaaagtgttgttttgatattttttgatTTCCTACCTCATTAGACCAAATTTGCTATTTTAGAAGTGCGCATCAAACAGGAAACACTTTGCATTAATCAAttcaaattgattttgaaaaatgcttACTGCTGCAATTGCAGAAGCATGTGTTTTACATGCTTCACAAGCATTGCCactttcaaaaagattttcaaaatataacgCACCTCAGCTCTTTTAGTTTTCTACACGTAGAGTTTGCATGGTTCAAGTTTAAGTCAGTGGCAGCGGCTGTGGCGGTTTTGAGCTTTTTAAAACACAAGCTAAGCTGCTACTTGCTGATGCTGTTGTTGTCTTGACTTGGTCGGTACAGTAAAGCAGATTCAAGCCAATTAATTCTCTAGCAGTGAAGGCCCTGATGAAGTTAACAAGGAAACTGACTGAGCGCATGATTGGTTTAGGGATTCATGGAACCTTAAGGACATGGAGACATTTTTGTGTAAACTAACTTGCActtaggaaaaaaagaatgtgagATACAGTAGCGATTAACCACTGCAGAGCAGCAGATAATATTCCCACGAGTCACCTGCCAAGCCCTCGCATAAGGGCTCAGGTATTGCACTTGTATTTCCAGGgtgaattaattaataaacaGCAGATGAGTAGGTGAGTCGCGTGTTGAAACCTGCACCCACGCACATATGTTAATTCTGAAATCAAGTCCAGAGATGTGACAAAAATATAGATCTAAAGGCTGAGGTGAATTATACTTAGGTTAGGATTTTCTTATTACATTCATGCCAAACATTgcagccttaaaaaaaaaaaagtaatataacACCCCCAACCTCTGGAGCCAGTAGTTTTGCCGACCtattttggaaaaagaaaatgtatataCCAGGACCAGGAACACACTGCATTGTAATTTTGTTATCAATCACTATGTAATCAACAGCATGTACGTATGTAATTAATGCATGCACATAAATTGTGCATGAACACATGTGAACAGTTATAGGGGCTCTTATGTAAatgcaacacacaaacagctcCATGTACACACATATGGAAACGTCTTAACGCTGAATTCTTAATGACCAAGCCAATCAAATTTGCCTAATGAGACATCTGGCTTTTTGCCTGCATGTTGATGTCAAGCACTGAAACAGctggcaacacacacacacacatgctcacacacactcacacgcacaagcaaaagcaaaacttaAGGATGTGTTAAAAGGAGAATTAGACTGGCACCATATATTTCAAATGCAATATATTATGCATACATGAGTGTGTGTACAAAAATCTTCACCACGTTCATAAATTAGATAtaggactgtgtgtgtgtgtgtgtgtgtgtgtgtgtgtgtgtgtgtgtgtgtgtgtgtgtgtgtgtgtgtgtgtgtgtgtgtgtgtgtgtgtgtgtgtgtgtgtgtgagagagagagagtgcaaAGAAGGGAGGGGGTTAACACAGATGGCTGTGGCCTGAGGCATCTGAGGTACTGCAGCAAGATCATGAAGACTGCAAAACACAcatctgtgtgcgtgtgtgcgcactTAGAAACCTTTACTGTAAAGAAGGCAATGGTTCATCACAAATAAATGGAACTCAATGGGTGACGGAAAGTCCACCTTTTTTTGCAAACTAATAAAATCATAAATTCATCAAATTAGAAATCAGTTCAGGAAATTATTACATGTTTACCTGTACACCAAAAAGGGTGATTTTAATATCAGGCCTCCAGTTTACCACAAGGTGTCAGCACCAAAGCAATATTTCTCAATCATAAGCAACATGTATGTTTTTTCCTCACCAAGTCTGCCACTGGCAATGAGAGCATTCGTAAAAAGTGAGCATTTATCTAATA
This genomic interval carries:
- the rinl gene encoding ras and Rab interactor 2 isoform X2 translates to MGVDNEVLLEYHITCAATVFQLSGSRLCFSDLAKLVFFYSLTRDVLALCLRIPCWMDNVTERTKDHLSQLEPEAWLSSTPPDQISDEITHMEPTTVMCSIQLTSTNGALCVINPLYLHEHGDDWLSYQATGLQTSNYRQERRLSSTRTWAGASLMSKRTASLDQESLVATTECSGLIRAKSEESPPSVSVQEGVVLRHSSNSSTSSLSKRTSTGSLPLSPELLNRGSHGPHTPHRVSWIEDGLWPPPAQRPSSFLQAPSPELDSLSISSIEEEQEEQSPSLAAHQPSAQRLADKVIHRFSAVGQALGSLVCQKKRLTNRVLDLGEKKRGSFADAAREFVEVTLQRGTDPGGLMGSEFLQELRSSLTSLRETLLDYPDIQALLDSMTDFSDSEIDSLVEMSVHKVALKPVSAHIYSCIYTWRTNDGSLQRLQNKQRALVDNGVEALGGAAGVGVPDSVTLERIQQRWLSMHEAYSPNKKVRILLKICKSIYHSMSSNASSDVVFGADDFLPCLTWVLLRSELVNLQIDTDYMMELLDPTQLQGEGGYYLTTLYAALYYISSFQPRLAARQLSVEAQHSLSQWHRRRTLHSNQSRHSLRRQTIRRQTSPKKSVQAGETESGDVHESGQDEPQQETESSAEVEGREDGDQDTE
- the rinl gene encoding ras and Rab interactor 2 isoform X1 encodes the protein MEGHSPLNGPTSITWRRRRRRRMRMSRLELLRGCQKAWFPAAPWDRERAHSALSGTPAGSFVVVRDCVTSLPKFLCVSMGVDNEVLLEYHITCAATVFQLSGSRLCFSDLAKLVFFYSLTRDVLALCLRIPCWMDNVTERTKDHLSQLEPEAWLSSTPPDQISDEITHMEPTTVMCSIQLTSTNGALCVINPLYLHEHGDDWLSYQATGLQTSNYRQERRLSSTRTWAGASLMSKRTASLDQESLVATTECSGLIRAKSEESPPSVSVQEGVVLRHSSNSSTSSLSKRTSTGSLPLSPELLNRGSHGPHTPHRVSWIEDGLWPPPAQRPSSFLQAPSPELDSLSISSIEEEQEEQSPSLAAHQPSAQRLADKVIHRFSAVGQALGSLVCQKKRLTNRVLDLGEKKRGSFADAAREFVEVTLQRGTDPGGLMGSEFLQELRSSLTSLRETLLDYPDIQALLDSMTDFSDSEIDSLVEMSVHKVALKPVSAHIYSCIYTWRTNDGSLQRLQNKQRALVDNGVEALGGAAGVGVPDSVTLERIQQRWLSMHEAYSPNKKVRILLKICKSIYHSMSSNASSDVVFGADDFLPCLTWVLLRSELVNLQIDTDYMMELLDPTQLQGEGGYYLTTLYAALYYISSFQPRLAARQLSVEAQHSLSQWHRRRTLHSNQSRHSLRRQTIRRQTSPKKSVQAGETESGDVHESGQDEPQQETESSAEVEGREDGDQDTE